In Sphaeramia orbicularis chromosome 9, fSphaOr1.1, whole genome shotgun sequence, the sequence atacccacttctccagggaccactacaccactgggttaagtcactatttagtgtgacccctaaCCCCATGACAAGACAGAGCACaaataattagaaacatctgacgtgtttgTCTGCTTTCAAAATAATTACTGTCcctacttaataaataaataaattattggaACTAAAACAAGGTGACCATATACTCTAGTATATTGGTCACTTTTGCCTCTCCCCGTGTGTGATACTAAATTGGTTTCCTAGGTTTAATTACCCATCCTCCCTTGTCCCGTATCTCAGGGCAGATGACCCTCTCCACGTAGCCCCCCACACACTCCTTCAGCTGGGTTAGGACAGCCTCCATGCCTCTCTCATGGCAGTGCAACGCCATCTGTCCGGCCAGCACATACACTGACAGCACGGCGCTCCAGGCCAGGTCCCGCCGCTGTCCCCCAGGGACAGGGGGGAAGAAATGCTCGTCCAGGATGCTCACGAGCATGGGGCAGGCCGTGGTCTCCCTCACATCCTGGAAGACACCGTGGCCAGCGCCTGAAGAAGATGGGGAAGCGGATAAGGAGTTCATCACCGGCATGACGAAGGGCTGCGGTGCATGCCGTAGGGGCCGGTCCCCATGGCACCATCTGCTCCCCCTGTGGTTACATAGTCTATGTAGTCATGGGCCATGAGAAAAGCCTCCCTCACTAGCGGGTCAGGACTGTTCAGGCCCAGTTGGACTCTGGAACCTCTGACTGGCACATGGTCACCTCTTACCGCCACTTCATTAATCACCTCTCTGTGGTCTCATACAACAGCATCGCCATTTTGTCAGTCGCATCATCGGGCCATTCTCATATGAGGACACTGTTCAtgggaaataaatgaaaacacacattagCGACCTTACAAGTACATGCTCTACTGTCACTTCCAACTAAGAAACAATTTAACAGGTGGATAGTGGTGGAGTTTTGCAGATTTCCAACTGAATACTGAATACGTAGCTTCACCCTCCCCTAAAAATGCAAAAGGCCTAGACTCACACATctcaggatgaaaaatctcccattaaactttaaggaaatatgatgtttatttgtcaaatcagcatgaacaggacatcttacaagctgtaaccatgacgtgtcccaatattttgtccatatggtttaaaacatcaatatttccttaagtttaatgggagatttttcttccttagtgagatgtgaagaaagtatatggttagttgtggtagaaaattattacagtcagagcacaaaaagtattttcaaaatgtagaggaagaacatttgaaatcataaggcccttttccaccaaaaacaccaggaacttttattaccaggaccttttttttttttttttacctgggtaaCAAAATCTGTGTGCTTTGCATTTCATCACACCCAAAGTTGttcaaatcaggctgatgacAGGGGGAGAggtaaaagaaactgcagtacagttcatgtacattcagaaactaagctctagcacaataaaattaCACTGTACTTTATGTGGACGGTTTGGGTTTAACGTTTTGCTGGTTGCTGAATCACTTAATGCCTCTGGAATaccttttaaatgaagttaaccatcattacatgtCCTTAATTCCTATttaaatggtagaacatgtattttcaacttctcagtcATTAAACTAATCAtgtctaactttaagtgtgatggatggtccttttttattttgttgttttatagatatagtccaggttcaaccctaagtcatacagatttactcaaataccTGCATTTAATGCTACTGCGTATTACTTAAAAAAGTATTTCTTttctacttatattttgatgccttgtaaattgAACAGACAAAATtaggttagaatttttttttttttttttattaaaaattgaaacaaaaccaaaagtacaaaaaaaacaaggtgtcttgagattaaaagggaataaacatctgtgaaaggatcaggcttctggaccagtg encodes:
- the LOC115426250 gene encoding LOW QUALITY PROTEIN: apoptosis regulator Bcl-2 (The sequence of the model RefSeq protein was modified relative to this genomic sequence to represent the inferred CDS: deleted 2 bases in 2 codons) — translated: QLGLNSPDPLVREAFLMAHDYIDYVTTGEQMVPWGPAPTACTAALRHAGDELLIRFPIFFRRWPRVFQDVRETTACPMLVSILDEHFFPPVPGGQRRDLAWSAVLSVYVLAGQMALHCHERGMEAVLTQLKECVGGYVERVICPEIRDKGGWSGFVSRFGVKQDLEGHVKRVCCWSLLALASSILIYCLWKRVA